The Idiomarina loihiensis L2TR genomic sequence TTCAACGAGGAGTTGGAGTCGGGCAACGATGATTAAACTTGTTGCTGCTATTGTTTTTTTGTTCGCGCTGATACCTTCTGTATCAGCGCATCGCTATTTTTTTGGGTTAACCGAAATAAGTGCGAATAAAAACACCCAAGCAATAGAAATTATTCATCAGTATACTTTGCATGACGTACAACAAGTGCTTAAAAAGCGGCTGGGAAAGGCTTTTAGACTGGAAGAAGAAGGTTCTGAAAAACATATCAGAGACTGGATAACTGAAAAGTTTCAACTGGTAAACTCGCAAGGAAATAAAGTTGAGCCAAACTGGGTAGGTTTTGAAGCTGACTACCAGAAAATTTGGGTTTATCAGGAGATACCGAAGCGTGATAACCTGTGTGGGTGGGATGTTTCAAATAAGCTATTAATGGATAGCTTTTCTGCCCAGGTAAATACTATCAATGTCGTCGATGATCATGGCAATCGTAGCCTAATTCTGACCATTGAAAATACATCTGACACAATTACGTGCCAGCAAGAGATAAAGGAATAGAAAATGAATGCCGAGTTCGTAAACCCATTTCTTCAAGCACTGCAAAATGTCTTGTCGATGATGGCTCAAATGGAATTGAAGCCCGGTAAAGCTCAACTAAAAAAGGATGAGTACGCGCGGGGCGATGTATCAGGCGTCATCGGTATGGTGGGCCCACAGATAAAAGGATCATTCTCAATTTCATTTGAGGAAAATCTGGCCTGTGAAATCATGAATAAAATGTTAGGTGAGTTACCAAACTCAATTAACGAAGATGTCTGTGATATGGTCGGCGAAATCACGAATATGGTTACCGGCGGAGCCAAAAAGACACTAGGTGAAAAAGGTTACGATTTTGATATGGCTACTCCAATTGTGGTTTCAGGTAAAGACCATACCATTTCTCATAAATCTGAAGGCTCAAAATTAATCATGCCATTCAACCACGTTGCCGGCAAAGCTTACATAGAAATATGCTTCGATAAAATCAAATAGCGACGACTAATAACGCTCGTCGCTGGCATGGCGGGCATAGTTGTCAAACCTCGATAATTGCCCATGGAATTTCAATTCAATTTTACCAATAGGCCCATTACGCTGTTTGCCGATAATGATTTCAGCTAAGCCCTGTTCAGCTGAGTCTGGGTGGTAAACTTCGTCACGGTAAATAAACATAATAACATCAGCATCCTGCTCAATAGAGCCAGACTCACGCAAGTCTGAGTTAACGGGTCTTTTATCGGAACGCTGCTCAAGTGAACGGTTTAACTGAGACAGCGCCACCACAGGCACTTCCAGCTCTTTCGCTAACGACTTCAAAGAACGAGATATCTCTGCAATTTCCAGCGTTCGGTTTTCCGACATGCCCGGAACCGTCATTAGCTGCAGATAATCCACCATAATCATGGATATTCCCTTATGCTCTCTATGAATCCGGCGAGCACGGGAGCGCACTTCGGTAGGAGTTAAGCCAGATGAGTCGTCTATGTAGATATTATTTTTATCATTTAGCATGTTCATGACAGACGCGATGCGAGCCCAGTCGTCATCTTCAAGCTTACCGGTACGTACTTTATTCTGATCTACCCGACTAAGTGACGCCAGCATACGCATCATCAGCTGCTCTGCGGGCATTTCCAAACTAAACACCAATACCGGACGGTCATCATTGAGCGCAATATTCTCTGCCAGATTCATGGCAAAGGTCGTTTTCCCCATAGACGGACGTGCCGCTACAATGACCAGGTCAGAAGGCTGAAGACCAGCAGTCATCTGATCGAGGTCAGTAAAGCCGGTAGAAACACCGGTCACGCCGTTATTGTTTTTCAGCTTACTCAACTGCTCAATACGGCTAACCGTACGCTGCAGAATTAAATTGATACCTTGCGGCCCTTCGCTGGAACTGACTCGCTTCTCAGCAATTTGAAAGACTTTTGATTCCGCCAGATCAAGCAATTCGGCGCTGCTTCGCCCCTGAGTATCGTAACCTGACTCAGCAATATCATTTGCCGCACCAATCATTTCCCTTAACACCGCTCGTTCGCGGACAATGTTTGCATAGGCTAATATATTTGCCGCGCTGGGGGTGTTTTTCGCAATTTCTCCAAGGTAGGCAAAACCACCTATTTGCTCAAGCTCCCCAGCCGTTTCCAAGTTTTCGGAAACTGTCACCAAATCCATTGGCTGACTGCGTTGAGCAAGCTCATGCATGGCTTTAAAAATAAGCCTATGCGAACGATGATAGAAGTCTTCAGCGATGACGCTACCGGCAACATTGTCCCAGGCATCATTATCGAGCATTAAACCGCCAAGAACGGATTGTTCAGCTTCAATTGAATGTGGTGCCGAGCGCAGTGCTTCTATTGACGCGTCGCGTTTTTTTGACTTCTCTGCCATGGGGAAAGTTGTCTCGCAAAGGGAAATAATAAGAGGGGATTACTATACAAAATCCCCTCTTGTTTAGAAAGCGAAGCAACGCCTAACAGCACGATTTAATTTTTATCGAGTGTTATTTCACCACTAACCGTTGTTGCAGATATATCCGCACTGCCTTCTCCTATCATAAACTCCAGATTAGATGATGGGCCCCATTCGGCTTCAATAGCTTTATCTTTTGTTAAGTAATTGGTAATTTCACCACCGGCGTTAGATTTCAAGTTGAAGTTTGCGTGAATCTCGCCCTCCCACTTAAAAGTTAAGTCGCCGCTAACTGAGCTCGCCTCCAGGCGTGCATTTTCATTCAGGGCTGCGGTTAGAGTGGCATCACCACTCACGGTGGTCATTTTCCCTTTACGTAATGTTCCAATTTTTGCGTCAATATCTCCGGAAACCGACTGAGCAGTAAACTCAGTAATTGAGTCAGACTGACTTGTAATATCGCCACTCACAGATTGATAAGTCGCAGCGTCAGAACTATTCCGAATATCCATAATATCGCCGCTTACCGTCTCAAAACGCACATCACCTTCAATATCTTTTGCATCGATGTCACCACTAACGGTTTTTAACAACAGACGGTTTTTAATTTTATTGACAGTAACGTCCCCACTGACCAGCCTAATTTCCAAGCCACCGTTAAACTCATTTGCAATAACATCCATGGACACACCATTAACTTTGATATCCATTGACGCTGGTAGATAAATTTTTAGGTCGGAACCGCCGTCATCAGATGAAAAACTGAACCCTCGCTCTTGCGGTGTTTCAACATTAATATGAATACCATTACCACGTTGTTCGAAAATAAACTTCTCTGTCTTCTCATCCAGTGTCCCAACCACTCTAATTTCATTTTTTTCGTGCACAATGAGTTCTACTTTGCCTCTCATATTATCGATTAGCACTCTTGCTCCTGGCGAGACCGATAAGGTTTCATCGACCTCTTCCTGTGCCAGTACTGTGAAACTCAAAGTTAGTAGCAATAATCCAACTAAGGATAATATTCTGTTCATTTCTTTCTCCTGTTTATATTTCTCGTAAATTATTATTCAACGTATAAGACTGATTTAGTAATTTCAGCTCTTGCTCATTTACCCAGCGTAACAATTCCAATAAACTCGGATCCCCGGGGCTAAGCCTTAACGATTCAGTAATGTCCTGCCTGGCTAACGCCAATTGCATTAGCTGAGCTTCAATTTCACCATTAAGTTGATGATACCCCGCCATTTCATAACCTGTGCGTAGACTATACAGCTGCTGTCGCTGTTCAGCATTCATTTCTTCAGCTAACAAGTAGAATCCGGATACCGTTTTTTCTGCTGGCGGCAAAGAACTGAACAGCCATCCAGTCATAAAGAGAGCAATCAAAAAACTGGCGGCCAAGGCTCCTTGCCAAAAAGTTGTTTTAGACCTTCTTCGCGATATCGGATAATCAATTTGCCTTTCAATTTCGGGCCAAAAATCTTTGCTAGGGTTAATCCCGCTGAGCTTAATTTCTTCGAGTCGACTTTCGAACTTTTGGTACTCTTCATTATTTGCCATCCTGAAGTGACTCCTCCAATTTTTTACGGGCCCGGTGAAACTGTGCTTTACTTGTCCCCACTGCAATTCCCGGCCAATTCGCAATTTGTTGATGAGATTCTCCCTGCAACGCATGCAAAACAAAAACTTGCCGGGTTTGCTCAGGGAGCTTAAAAATCAATCTATCGAGTTGATGAATATCCATCTCCCCTTCATCAAACTCCTCATGGGCCTTATGCTCTTGAGATAAAAACCTGGAAAACCAACGGTTTCGTTTGCGCATTTCAGTCAGACAGATATTTGTCGCTACACGATAAAGCCAACTGCTAAACTTTGCCTCGCCACGAAAAGAGCTAAGTTTCTGCCAAAGTTGCACGAACACTTCTTGAACGACGTCATCCGCCAATGTTCTGTCTGCGCACAAACGCAATACCAGCCCGTATACTTGCCGTATATATAAATGATATAGGCGCTGAAAAGCTTCTACATCACCCTGCGCAGCCAGTCGCACATCTTCACAGGCCGTTTCGCTTTGCAACGCTCTCTCCCTAGGCACACTTTATTATCAATATAGTAGTTTAGACGACACAGACATCAGGAAGGTTTACAGGAAACATTTTTTCCCCAAAAAAAAAAGCTGCCCGGAGGCAGCTTTTTGATAAAACCGTAACGACTTATTCAGCCGGTACAACTTTCAATGTAATGTTTGCAAATACATCAGCGTGCAAGTGCAGTTCAATATCAAACTCACCGACTTCACGTAATGTACCATGCGGCATTAATACTTCGCTCTTCTTCACTTCAACGCCAGCAGCTGTTACTGCATCTGCGATGTCGCGAGTACCGATAGAGCCAAATAGTTTGCCTTCATCACCAGCTTTAGAAGCAATAGTTACTGCATCTAAAGCATTTACTTTTTCAGCGCGAGCTTGAGCAGCAGCTAATTGATCCGCTAATTTCGCTTCATACTCAGCACGACGTTGTTCGAATAGATCAACGTTGCTTTTGGTTGCAGGTACAGCTTTTCCCTGTGGGAAAAGAAAGTTACGTGCGTAACCAGATTTTACACTGACTTGATCGCCAAGGCTTCCCAAGTTAGCAATTTTATCTAACAAAATGACATTCATTTCTCGCTACCTCTACTTTTGGTAATCGAACCGGTGCTAGCTTACTGATGTGAGTCAGTATAAGGCAGCAGTGACAAATAACGAGCACGCTTGATAGCGCGCGCTAACTGACGCTGATACTTAGCGGATGTTCCAGTAATACGGCTAGGAACGATTTTACCAGTTTCAGTAATGTAGTTCTTAAGCGTAGCGATATCTTTATAATCAATTTCTTTTACGCCATCTGCTTTAAAGCGGCAGAATTTGCGGCGACGAAAAAAACGAGCCATGATGGTCTCCTTAAATCAATTCGAGATGCTGAGCATGAAGTACCAAACGAGGTGAGCCATTGCTATCCTCGTGACGGTGCAGAAAACCTTCTGCCAGAACTTCACAACCCACCGTCAATTTTTCTAACCAGTGTTGTAAACCTTCACCACTTAAAACGACCTGAATACGCACATAAGATTGACGATTCATACCAGCTTCCGGTTGCATAGACCGATGTTCAATCACTAATTGTAAATGCTCAATACCTGACGGGCTGGTTTCCAGCTTAGGTACTTTGCCAAGTGTTCCGGTTAAATGCAGTCGATTCATAAGGGCTATTGAAAGTCAGCAAGCTTACGCTGCTTCACTGTCACCTTTACGATCTTCCTTCGGCTTAGTCAGCGGCGAAGGCTCAGTAATAGATTCTTTTTTGCGCATGATCATATTGCGCAATACCGCATCGTTATAACGGAATGCAGTTTCAAGCTCTTCCACAACCTCTGCAGACGCTTCAATGTTCAACAGAACATAGTGCGCTTTGTGCAGTTTGTTGATTGGGTAAGCCAATTGACGACGGCCCCAGTCTTCTAAACGATGGATTTGACCACCACCTTGCTTGATCGTTTCGCTGTAGCGCTCGATCATGCCAGGTACTTGCTCGCTCTGGTCCGGGTGGACCATAAATACGATTTCGTAATGACGCATTACAGTTTCCTTTTGGTTCGTATAGCCTCAGTTTAGCTCAGCCGCACTAACATAGAAGCAAGGAACACATTCAGTAAAATGAAAATATGGCTGATTTAAGCCGCGCGATACTAACTAAAATGAACGCCAATTGCAAATTAATCGGCGTTTTTATGGGCTTTTTCAATGCGGGAGCTGAGTAAAGCAACAACGCGGTCGGCCAATTCGTTTGCTACGGCTTTGTCGCCACGAACCACAATATTGTCTACGATTTTGCCCTGGCGACGAGCTGTAGCATCAATTTGCACCGCATCCTGCTGTTCAGCGAATACAAGAGTGACTTGCCATTCAGCATTACTATCCTCGACTCTGTGCCATTCGTGCCTGACATCCAGTCGATTACTAATATCAAAGGCAAGGTTCTGCACAGACTGGGTTGCGTCATCCTCAACGTCAAAATGAAAAGCGACATAGGGTTTCTCTGAACGCAGCCAGGTTGGTGATTCCCAGTTAGGCGTCCAACTGACAAACAATACTGCGACCATTGCTAAGGCAATGGCTATAGGCAAAAGGCGACGTTTAAGATCCATTGCGCTGTCTGACAACCTCAAATAAGCAAACACCACTGGCTACAGAAACATTTAAGCTACTGACACTACCAGACAAAGGAATGGAGACTAAATCGTCACAGGTTTCGCGGGTAAGACGTCTCATACCTTTACCTTCGGCACCCATAACCAAAGCGACAGGCCCTCTGTAATCAACATCATAAACAGATTGAGTTGCTTCGCCTGCTGTGCCGTATGCCCACACGCCCAATTCCTGTAAGTCACGAAGCGCCCTGGCTAAGTTGGTGACCACAACAAGAGGAACGTTCTCGGCAGCACCCGACGCCACCTTACGCACGGTTGGAGTAATTTGAGCCGACTTGTCTTTTGGTACAATAACGCCCGTAACCCCTGCTGCATCGGCCGTGCGCAGGCAAGCACCTAAATTATGCGGGTCGGTCACGCCATCGAGTATTAAGAACAACCCGGCCTGCTGACTTTGTTCCAGTAATTTAGGCAAGTCGTGCTCAGTTAAAGTAGGCGGCGACTGAACGGTCGCCACAACGCCCTGGTGGTTACCGCCTTCCGCTCGTTTTTCCAAAGCTTGTTTAGGCACCCATTGAGGTCTGACGCCAGTTGCATGGCATTGATTGACAATGTCACGCACCGAATCATCCTGACGCTCTTTAGAAACGTAGAGCTCTACCAAACGGTCTGGATGATTTTTTAATATGGCCCGCACCGCGTGCAAGCCAAATACGGTCACTTTTTGACTCATGACTTGCTACGTCCCTTATTGCTGCTGCGATTACCGCTTTTCCGCTGGCCGCCTTTTCCACGAGACTGTCCTTTTCTCTTACCTTTGCCTGAACCTTTAGCTGGCATATTTCGTTTCTGGCCACCCGGACTCGTCGCTTCCAGCAAAGTTAAATCAATTTTACGATCGTCCAGATTCACGTCTTTCACTTTGACTTTCACATTATCACCCAGACGGAAAACGCTGTTGCTGTTCTCTCCGATTAGCATTCCTTTTTGCTGATCAAAGTGATAGTAGTCGTTGTCGAGGTTACTAATATGAATAAGACCGTCAATTTGGTAGTCACTTAAGCGCACGAACAAGCCAAAATTGGTGACTGAGGAAATAACGCCCTCAAACTCCATACCAATATGGTCTAGCATGAACTCACACTTCAGCCATTCGTCAACCTGGCGGGTAGCATCATCTGCACGTCGCTCGGTCATTGAGGTATGTACACCCAGTTCATCCAATTGCTTATCAGAGTATGCCCATGCACCCACTAAGCCTTTCTCTTCACCTTTTTTCTTGCGTAAAATTGCTTTTATCGCGCGGTGCAAAATAAGATCCGGGTAACGACGAATAGGTGAGGTAAAGTGCGCGTAAGACTTCAATGCCAAGCCAAAGTGCCCTTTATTCTCTGGTTGATATACCGCCTGCTGCATAGAGCGCAACAACATGGTTTCAATCAGTTCATGATCCTGACGATCTTTCACTTGCTCAAGCAAAGTCGCATAGTCTTTCGGAGATGGTTCATCACCGCCTTCCAGGTTCAGACCCAGTTCGCCAAGAAAACTGCGGAAGTTGTTCAGTCGTTCGTCAGCCGGAGTTTCATGCACGCGGAACAACGCGCCAACTTCTTTATCTGACTCAATAAGCTGAGCAGAGGCCACGTTTGCCATAATCATGCACTCTTCAATAATTTTGTGAGCAACATGACGTTTAACCGGTTCGATACTCTCAATTTTACGCTGAGCATTAAAAATAAAGCGGGTTTCCTGCGTATCAAACTCAATAGCTGAGCGGCGCTTACGAGCTGCACTTAATGCGTTATAAAGTCGCTCCAGTTCCTGCACATTGTCCATGACATGCTGGTACTGCTGTTGCAGTTCTTCATCGCCATCAAGTAGCTTTTTAACTTTATTGTAAGTCAGTCGCGCATGGCTTTTCATTACTGCCGGATAAAACTCTGTGGACTTGAGTTTTCCACGAGGTCCCAATTCCATTTCTGCAACCATGCACAAACGGTCGACATCGGGGTTTAATGAACACAAACCATTAGACAGTTTTTC encodes the following:
- a CDS encoding chemotaxis protein CheX; protein product: MNAEFVNPFLQALQNVLSMMAQMELKPGKAQLKKDEYARGDVSGVIGMVGPQIKGSFSISFEENLACEIMNKMLGELPNSINEDVCDMVGEITNMVTGGAKKTLGEKGYDFDMATPIVVSGKDHTISHKSEGSKLIMPFNHVAGKAYIEICFDKIK
- a CDS encoding RNA polymerase sigma factor, which produces MQSETACEDVRLAAQGDVEAFQRLYHLYIRQVYGLVLRLCADRTLADDVVQEVFVQLWQKLSSFRGEAKFSSWLYRVATNICLTEMRKRNRWFSRFLSQEHKAHEEFDEGEMDIHQLDRLIFKLPEQTRQVFVLHALQGESHQQIANWPGIAVGTSKAQFHRARKKLEESLQDGK
- the rnr gene encoding ribonuclease R, producing MSDNQQNNSTPEYEVEIPGREQLLELVTSNSKPVQFDEFIRHFGLDDERQAIGLKRRLRAMERDGQLIYSKANAYGLPERMDLIKGRIIGHKDGFGFCQTEDGGKDLFIPHHQMYSVLHGDRVLVKTSGKDSRGRTEGRIVRVTEPRDSNIVGRYFVEHDLGIVVPDDGRISQDILIPDADKNGARHGQLVVVEITRRPSRRTSPIGRVSEVLGEHMAPGMEIQVAIREHDIPTEWPTEVDEELKKYSEEVPAEAYEGRKDLRDLPLITIDGEDSRDFDDAVCCVQEEKGWRLWVAIADVSYYVRPDTVLDKAATERGNSVYFPSNVIPMLPEKLSNGLCSLNPDVDRLCMVAEMELGPRGKLKSTEFYPAVMKSHARLTYNKVKKLLDGDEELQQQYQHVMDNVQELERLYNALSAARKRRSAIEFDTQETRFIFNAQRKIESIEPVKRHVAHKIIEECMIMANVASAQLIESDKEVGALFRVHETPADERLNNFRSFLGELGLNLEGGDEPSPKDYATLLEQVKDRQDHELIETMLLRSMQQAVYQPENKGHFGLALKSYAHFTSPIRRYPDLILHRAIKAILRKKKGEEKGLVGAWAYSDKQLDELGVHTSMTERRADDATRQVDEWLKCEFMLDHIGMEFEGVISSVTNFGLFVRLSDYQIDGLIHISNLDNDYYHFDQQKGMLIGENSNSVFRLGDNVKVKVKDVNLDDRKIDLTLLEATSPGGQKRNMPAKGSGKGKRKGQSRGKGGQRKSGNRSSNKGRSKS
- a CDS encoding DUF6702 family protein; this encodes MIKLVAAIVFLFALIPSVSAHRYFFGLTEISANKNTQAIEIIHQYTLHDVQQVLKKRLGKAFRLEEEGSEKHIRDWITEKFQLVNSQGNKVEPNWVGFEADYQKIWVYQEIPKRDNLCGWDVSNKLLMDSFSAQVNTINVVDDHGNRSLILTIENTSDTITCQQEIKE
- the rpsF gene encoding 30S ribosomal protein S6 — protein: MRHYEIVFMVHPDQSEQVPGMIERYSETIKQGGGQIHRLEDWGRRQLAYPINKLHKAHYVLLNIEASAEVVEELETAFRYNDAVLRNMIMRKKESITEPSPLTKPKEDRKGDSEAA
- the rplI gene encoding 50S ribosomal protein L9; the encoded protein is MNVILLDKIANLGSLGDQVSVKSGYARNFLFPQGKAVPATKSNVDLFEQRRAEYEAKLADQLAAAQARAEKVNALDAVTIASKAGDEGKLFGSIGTRDIADAVTAAGVEVKKSEVLMPHGTLREVGEFDIELHLHADVFANITLKVVPAE
- the dnaB gene encoding replicative DNA helicase, whose translation is MAEKSKKRDASIEALRSAPHSIEAEQSVLGGLMLDNDAWDNVAGSVIAEDFYHRSHRLIFKAMHELAQRSQPMDLVTVSENLETAGELEQIGGFAYLGEIAKNTPSAANILAYANIVRERAVLREMIGAANDIAESGYDTQGRSSAELLDLAESKVFQIAEKRVSSSEGPQGINLILQRTVSRIEQLSKLKNNNGVTGVSTGFTDLDQMTAGLQPSDLVIVAARPSMGKTTFAMNLAENIALNDDRPVLVFSLEMPAEQLMMRMLASLSRVDQNKVRTGKLEDDDWARIASVMNMLNDKNNIYIDDSSGLTPTEVRSRARRIHREHKGISMIMVDYLQLMTVPGMSENRTLEIAEISRSLKSLAKELEVPVVALSQLNRSLEQRSDKRPVNSDLRESGSIEQDADVIMFIYRDEVYHPDSAEQGLAEIIIGKQRNGPIGKIELKFHGQLSRFDNYARHASDERY
- a CDS encoding DUF4097 family beta strand repeat-containing protein; the protein is MNRILSLVGLLLLTLSFTVLAQEEVDETLSVSPGARVLIDNMRGKVELIVHEKNEIRVVGTLDEKTEKFIFEQRGNGIHINVETPQERGFSFSSDDGGSDLKIYLPASMDIKVNGVSMDVIANEFNGGLEIRLVSGDVTVNKIKNRLLLKTVSGDIDAKDIEGDVRFETVSGDIMDIRNSSDAATYQSVSGDITSQSDSITEFTAQSVSGDIDAKIGTLRKGKMTTVSGDATLTAALNENARLEASSVSGDLTFKWEGEIHANFNLKSNAGGEITNYLTKDKAIEAEWGPSSNLEFMIGEGSADISATTVSGEITLDKN
- the rlmB gene encoding 23S rRNA (guanosine(2251)-2'-O)-methyltransferase RlmB, whose translation is MSQKVTVFGLHAVRAILKNHPDRLVELYVSKERQDDSVRDIVNQCHATGVRPQWVPKQALEKRAEGGNHQGVVATVQSPPTLTEHDLPKLLEQSQQAGLFLILDGVTDPHNLGACLRTADAAGVTGVIVPKDKSAQITPTVRKVASGAAENVPLVVVTNLARALRDLQELGVWAYGTAGEATQSVYDVDYRGPVALVMGAEGKGMRRLTRETCDDLVSIPLSGSVSSLNVSVASGVCLFEVVRQRNGS
- the rpsR gene encoding 30S ribosomal protein S18, translating into MARFFRRRKFCRFKADGVKEIDYKDIATLKNYITETGKIVPSRITGTSAKYQRQLARAIKRARYLSLLPYTDSHQ
- the priB gene encoding primosomal replication protein N — its product is MNRLHLTGTLGKVPKLETSPSGIEHLQLVIEHRSMQPEAGMNRQSYVRIQVVLSGEGLQHWLEKLTVGCEVLAEGFLHRHEDSNGSPRLVLHAQHLELI